The Salvia miltiorrhiza cultivar Shanhuang (shh) chromosome 1, IMPLAD_Smil_shh, whole genome shotgun sequence genome has a window encoding:
- the LOC130998948 gene encoding auxin-binding protein T92-like yields MAFLWILFLIALLFSTTVESSHCAANGIPIVRNISGIPQDNYGRQGLSHITVAGSAMHGFQEIEVWLQTFAPGARTPIHRHSCEEIFVVLKGSGTLYLASNSHKNYPGSPEEFPVFKNSTFFVPVNDAHQLWNTNEREDLQVLVVISRPPVKVFIYDDWSMPHTATRLKFPYYWDEACYQTTPIKDEL; encoded by the exons ATGGCTTTTCTTTGGATTCTTTTCTTGATCGCGCTTCTATTCTCTACCACTGTCGAAAGTTCCCACTGTGCGGCCAATG GAATTCCGATAGTCCGAAATATCAGTGGAATTCCTCAAGATAACTATGGTAGGCAGGGTTTATCTCACATCACCGTTGCGGGTTCTGCAATGCACGGTTTTCAGGAG ATTGAGGTGTGGCTTCAGACATTTGCTCCTGGTGCTCGTACACCAATTCATAGACATTCATGTGAGGAAATCTTTGTTGTTCTGAAGGGGAGTGGTACACTCTATCTTGCCTCAAATTCACACAAAAACTATCCGGGCAGTCCTGAGGAGTTTCCGGTTTTCAAGAACAGTACATTTTTCGTCCCTGTCAATGATGCTCATCAG TTGTGGAACACGAATGAACGGGAGGATTTGCAAGTTCTGGTTGTTATATCCAGACCACCAGTGAAAGT GTTCATATACGATGATTGGAGTATGCCACACACAGCTACCAGGTTAAAGTTCCCCTACTACTGGGATGAAGCATGTTATCAAACAACTCCAATAAAAGATGAGCTTTGA
- the LOC130998919 gene encoding probable galacturonosyltransferase-like 4, translated as MVAAPAQTASLLLLLPLLVAASSFREAPKFRNGESCPATAIHIAMTLDANYLRGTAAAVLSILQHSSCPENVLFHFVWVRNEPAVSSAIKATFPYLRFKLYRLQTARIRGLISKSIREALDQPLNYARIYLAQTLPSGVGRLIYLDSDLIVVDDVAKLWATDLRGKALGAPEYCHANLTTYFTDAFWASPELEGTFRGRRACYFNTGVMVMDLEEWRRGGYTERVESWMVVQKQRRIYQLGSLPPFLLVLGGKIEGVDHRWNQHGLGGDNVEGRCRGLHPGPVSLLHWSGKGKPWLRLDSRTPCALDYLWAPYDLYRSHTQHPIF; from the coding sequence ATGGTGGCCGCCCCCGCCCAGACGGCCTCCTTGCTCCTCCTCCTCCCGCTCCTGGTGGCCGCCTCCTCCTTCCGAGAAGCCCCCAAGTTCCGCAATGGCGAAAGCTGCCCCGCCACGGCCATCCACATCGCCATGACCCTGGACGCCAACTACCTccgcggcacggcggcggcggtCCTGTCCATCCTCCAGCACTCGTCGTGCCCGGAAAACGTGTTGTTCCATTTCGTGTGGGTGCGCAACGAGCCGGCCGTGTCCTCCGCCATCAAGGCCACCTTCCCTTACCTGAGGTTCAAGCTGTACCGGCTCCAAACCGCCCGAATCCGCGGCCTGATCTCGAAATCCATCCGCGAAGCCCTGGACCAGCCCCTCAACTACGCGAGGATCTACCTGGCCCAGACGCTGCCCTCGGGCGTGGGGCGGCTCATCTACCTGGACTCGGACCTGATCGTGGTGGACGACGTGGCGAAGCTGTGGGCGACGGACCTCAGGGGGAAAGCCCTGGGCGCCCCCGAGTACTGCCACGCTAACTTGACGACCTACTTCACCGACGCCTTCTGGGCGAGCCCGGAACTGGAGGGGACGTTCCGGGGGCGGCGGGCGTGCTACTTCAACACGGGGGTGATGGTGATGGACTTGGAGGAGTGGAGGAGGGGCGGGTACACGGAGAGGGTGGAGAGCTGGATGGTGGTGCAGAAGCAGAGGAGGATTTATCAGCTGGGGTCGCTGCCGCCGTTCCTGCTGGTGTTGGGCGGGAAGATCGAGGGCGTTGATCACAGGTGGAATCAGCATGGGTTGGGAGGGGATAATGTGGAAGGGAGGTGCAGGGGATTGCACCCGGGCCCCGTCAGTTTGCTGCATTGGAGTGGCAAGGGGAAGCCCTGGCTCAGGTTGGATTCCAGGACGCCTTGCGCCCTTGATTATCTCTGGGCGCCTTATGATCTTTATCGCTCCCACACCCAACACCCAATCTTCTAA
- the LOC130998911 gene encoding uncharacterized protein LOC130998911, translating into MNFFKSIILDDEEPPKPESPHESGLESAVNPPAEDQSPNGTDQGADGDGWSFGSLIKTLATRSESVIETYSRDLKEFGSGLRKESEIIREAASRAVKELPASIEAGTSAAHGVLKSTAEIILQEPQFSDGESETPEINRSVNSGRYSRFEAQLSAIQSDLNTFCQEPDDLEEYEKWRSSFKLDEKSSEIEGLTGENGALDANFRKIVPNVVDHDTFWCRYFYRVDKLEQQEKFRANLVKRAISVDEDDDELSWDVDDEEEKDGEKAKGLSDDGSSVLGEKGGSLGGESQLEKEGGNAAVDDEVKKDVVEKDEAVDERETETTSDRVARERSGERLKSDEIVKEKNDENVVEKGEVTEVAKPEVKTEEEDMGWDEIEDIGSDNEKKVSTSERPNREELRKQLSAAEDDEDLSWDIEDDDEPVKS; encoded by the coding sequence ATGAATTTCTTCAAATCTATCATCTTAGACGATGAGGAGCCTCCAAAACCCGAGAGTCCACACGAATCCGGCCTGGAATCCGCCGTTAACCCGCCGGCCGAAGATCAGAGTCCGAATGGCACCGATCAGGGCGCGGACGGCGACGGATGGAGTTTCGGGAGCTTGATCAAAACCCTAGCCACCAGATCGGAATCAGTGATCGAGACTTACAGCAGAGATCTGAAGGAATTCGGCTCGGGTCTGAGGAAGGAATCCGAGATCATTCGGGAAGCCGCGAGCCGAGCCGTGAAGGAGCTCCCGGCGTCAATCGAAGCCGGAACGTCGGCGGCGCACGGCGTGCTGAAGTCGACGGCGGAGATAATCTTGCAAGAGCCGCAGTTTTCGGATGGGGAGTCCGAGACGCCGGAGATCAATCGGAGCGTGAATTCGGGGCGGTACAGTAGGTTTGAGGCTCAGTTGAGTGCGATTCAGAGTGATTTGAATACGTTCTGTCAGGAGCCGGATGATTTGGAGGAGTACGAGAAGTGGAGATCGAGCTTTAAGCTCGATGAAAAGAGTAGCGAGATCGAAGGGTTGACTGGGGAGAATGGGGCTTTGGATGCTAATTTTAGAAAGATTGTGCCCAATGTAGTCGATCATGATACATTTTGGTGTAGGTATTTCTACAGAGTGGATAAACTCGAGCAGCAGGAGAAGTTCCGGGCTAATCTTGTGAAGAGGGCGATCTCGGTggatgaagatgacgatgagTTGTCGTGGGATGTTGATGATGAAGAGGAGAAGGATGGTGAGAAGGCGAAAGGCCTGAGTGATGATGGGAGCTCGGTTCTTGGTGAGAAAGGAGGGAGTTTGGGTGGCGAATCTCAGCTTGAGAAGGAAGGAGGCAATGCCGCTGTGGATGATGAAGTTAAGAAGGATGTGGTTGAGAAAGATGAGGCTGTGGATGAGAGAGAAACAGAAACGACGTCTGATAGAGTTGCCAGAGAGAGAAGTGGTGAGAGATTGAAATCTGACGAAATTGTCAAAgagaaaaatgatgaaaatgtgGTTGAGAAAGGCGAAGTTACAGAAGTGGCGAAGCCTGAGGTGAAGACAGAGGAGGAAGATATGGGGTGGGACGAGATTGAGGACATTGGAAGTGACAATGAGAAGAAAGTTTCGACTAGTGAGAGGCCCAACAGAGAAGAGCTGAGGAAGCAGCTGAGTGCTGCAGAAGATGATGAGGATTTGAGTTGGGATATTGAGGATGATGATGAACCAGTGAAATCTTGA
- the LOC130998901 gene encoding RNA demethylase ALKBH10B-like, giving the protein MAPAAGVLLQGDRVPAKPMVVPQLRSAPVPEVVAKDAIIAWFRGEFAAANAIIDALCSHLQELESIGRGADYGSVFAAIHHRRLNWVPILQMQKYYPIVDVMAELEKVAEKKREVVVVGAGGGCTSAFKEEYAEKEKEKNVDGSDNAGGETVAEDGGETMVVDSPESDYTDSGSQELQILCSNHEECEARQAQIKMTKGFVAKEPVKGQMVNVVRGLKLYEDIFTGGELSKLNDFVNELRLAGRDGELSGDTYILYNQQVKGNKRELIQFGVPIFGQIKEDATDKFQKSYIEPIPALLQDVIDHLIQWHQIPENRKPNSCIINFFDEGEYSHPFLKPPHLDQPLSILLLSESTMAFGRTLFSDSEGNYKGPLTLSLKEGSLLVMRRNSSDTARHAMCSSLNRRVSISFFRVRSLRRTEAESSFESMTLWQRGLTAPYTMQDSYELLDGIPKCGFLQSPVVMLAPVGPMAVSPGGTPRGGTGVFLPWSVGLPKPAKHLPPRAQRQRFLPLPSTLDTQS; this is encoded by the exons ATGGCGCCGGCGGCCGGCGTATTGTTACAGGGCGACCGGGTCCCGGCAAAGCCGATGGTGGTGCCGCAGCTTCGGTCGGCGCCAGTGCCGGAGGTTGTCGCCAAGGACGCTATCATCGCGTGGTTCCGCGGCGAATTCGCGGCGGCGAACGCCATCATCGACGCACTCTGCAGCCACCTGCAGGAGCTGGAGAGCATCGGCAGAGGGGCGGATTACGGATCGGTCTTTGCGGCGATTCATCACCGGCGGCTGAATTGGGTGCCGATCCTTCAGATGCAGAAGTACTACCCGATTGTTGATGTGATGGCGGAGCTCGAGAAAGTCGCGGAGAAGAAACGGGAGGTGGTGGTTGTGGGCGCTGGAGGTGGCTGTACATCCGCGTTTAAGGAGGAGTAcgcggagaaggagaaggagaagaatGTCGACGGTAGTGATAATGCCGGAGGAGAAACGGTTGCTGAAGACGGCGGCGAGACGATGGTGGTGGATTCGCCAGAAAGTGATTACACTGATTCAG GATCCCAAGAACTGCAGATATTATGTTCTAACCATGAAGAATGTGAGGCGCGCCAAGCCCAGATCAAGATGACAAAAGGGTTCGTGGCGAAAGAGCCAGTAAAGGGGCAAATG GTGAATGTTGTTAGAGGCCTTAAGTTGTACGAAGACATATTCACTGGTGGTGAGCTCTCAAAGTTGAATGACTTTGTGAACGAACTCCGTTTGGCTGGTCGGGATGGTGAACTCTCAG GAGACACCTACATATTATACAATCAGCAAGTGAAAGGGAACAAGAGAGAGTTGATCCAGTTTGGGGTTCCCATTTTTGGGCAGATCAAAGAAGATGCTACAGATAAATTTCAAAAGA GCTACATTGAACCGATTCCAGCTCTTCTTCAGGATGTGATCGATCACTTGATTCAGTGGCATCAGATTCCAGAGAACAGGAAACCCAATAGCTGCATCATAAACTTCTTTGACGAG GGAGAGTATTCTCACCCTTTCCTGAAACCACCTCACTTGGACCAGCCTCTCTCCATCCTGCTCCTCTCAGAGTCAACAATGGCGTTCGGTCGAACGCTCTTCAGTGATAGTGAAGGGAACTACAAAGGACCCCTCACCCTCTCTCTCAAGGAAGG GTCTCTTTTAGTGATGAGAAGAAATAGTTCAGACACAGCAAGGCATGCTATGTGCTCCTCTCTAAACAGAAGGGTGAGCATTTCTTTCTTCAGGGTGAGGAGTCTCAGACGGACCGAGGCTGAGAGTAGTTTCGAATCCATGACCTTATGGCAAAGAGGGCTCACAGCTCCGTACACCATGCAAGATAGCTATGAGCTTTTGGATGGAATCCCCAAATGTGGCTTTCTGCAGTCTCCTGTCGTGATGCTCGCGCCAGTGGGCCCAATGGCTGTGAGTCCTGGAGGAACCCCACGTGGTGGCACCGGGGTTTTCCTTCCGTGGAGTGTCGGGTTGCCAAAACCTGCAAAGCACCTCCCACCACGCGCACAGAGACAGCGGTTTCTTCCTCTTCCTTCCACTCTAGATACACAAAGTTGA